The Cutaneotrichosporon cavernicola HIS019 DNA, chromosome: 5 DNA segment GTGCGCCCTACCACACTACGTCCGTGGCCCGTGCCGACCGGGACACTGACCGGCAGGGGCAGCTCGACAGGGTTCATCGAGTCGAtgggcgagctggtgtATGCGCCCGCGTAGTTGCTCGGGCCAGCCACCGGCTGGGCGCCCTCGCGCATGCGCTCGGGCATTGGCGAGTGCTCGTCGCTGCCGGTTACGCTAGCGACGCGGCTCAGGTTGCCACCGTCAATGCTGCTCTCGAGCGAGACGACCGCCATCTCGACGTCATccttgctctcctcgacgacttCCTCGGTGAGTGCGTCAACGACTGCTAGCCACCCTCGACCAGAGCGCACGTCAACATCTTCCCACAGCCACGGGCGTGCTGCATCGAGCACGTGCGAACAAGTcttggtggtggcggacAGTGCCTGGGATACGGTTTTGACGgcaggaggggaagggtCGAGGGAGGCGATGACATGGGCCTGGGGAGTGGGCAAGGGCTCGTcagggggaggagggaggtagAAGGGAGGGGCGACGAGGGAGGCAATGAGCGAGAGCACTTCGACGGGGATTTGGTCGAGCCGGGGAAGGTACTGCTCTGGCTGgtcatcgtcatcggcCTGGAGCCTTTGGTGGGCCGTCCCGGCCTCAATGGCCGGGCTGGGCTGTTTGTTGAAGCCAACAAGCTTGTTGTTGTCGTTGGGGTTCGCGACCTGAGCGGCCGTGGTGTGCATGAGAACTTGTTagaggaagatgaagcTGGTTGAAGTTGTTTGCGAGTTGTTGGTGATGGAGCAGTGGACGGATGGAGAATGAGATGGGTGGGGTTGTGGTTgatgggggtgggggggggggggggtaAGGGGAGGACCAAATCCAGAGGGAAGCAATGGTTAAGTTTTGCCGCCCAACGGCCCATATGGTGAGTGGCAGGGTGTGTGAGGCCTGGGCTCCAGTGGGTGGCAATGAGGGAGTGATATTTGACTCGGTGAAAAAGATTACAATTGAATTGTATACCCCAATACAATTCGTCAAACAACCCACATGTGGGATACGTGAGGTACGTGAGGTGTCATGGTTCCTAAGTACACATCCGCCCAGATCTTTCATTTCTGGTCCTCATGGTACCACGGTTCGGATCAAGCCGATAAATATGGAAGCCCAAGAGGTACCATGCACGTCCACCGAAGCACCCCGCAAGCCCATAGCTCTGACAGTCGCGACCTGCTTAGCTTCTGAGACAAACCAAACACTAATGGCGCTCTGCCATGGGCGGTATGCCATACCGATAGCAACAGTGGGCCATTGCGTCTGTGCGGAATTCGGCACGGGTCTGTACCTCGGTTGCCTTGGCGATTGTGGCGCGTTTGGCATGCCCCAAAGCCAAATGCTACTGCCTCCCGAAGCAGCAGGGGAGGGCAATAGATTTGTGGATCTGTTGGATCATGTGGGCAGCAACATGGGCagtgggagtggggggACTCTGTTACAGATGTCTCCAATGCATGACTAGGCTTATAGAGACGCTGGCGAGGCTGAGTCTCTGAAAGATCTCCCACCGCAACTCCATCGAAGGCATCAACAAACGACAATCTGATTCGCACAGTCAGTCATAGGGCGCCTTTGTAATGACAAGGGCGATAAGAGCCAGTTAACAAGATGGTAATCACAAAGGGCAACATATTCTCATGACGTTGCAAGGTACGCTCTGTCACTCACTGCATCCACACGCTCCGTAGCCTCCCGTGGAGCACTAGTCTATCTGAGCACGCATCCCTATACCTGGCCAGCCCAGCGACAACAACTGTCCAGCCATGTCCGGCACGTCGATCTGCGCACTTAACGCCAAAACCAACCTCAAAAACACACGGTGCACGCGGTTACCAGTAGAAGCGGTGGGTCGGGCACTCGTAGCCACCAGGATTGTTATccactgctgtcagctgcctAACAGTTAACCAGCTCACAGTACTTCTGGTGGTACTCCTCTGCAGTCCACCACTTGGTCTCAGGCGAGATCTCGGTTACAATCTGCTTCCCCTTGAAGCTTGGGTTAGCGCCGATCTCTGACAGGTATAGCGAATTCCGTTGCACAGACTTACTACTTGTCCTGCACCTCACCAGTCACGGCCTTGGCAGTCGCAAGCTGCTCGGGCGTGTGGTAGAAGATGGCCGAGCGGTATTCTGCCGTCAGTGCCCACCTGCTAACGGGACTCACGCGTTCCCGTATCCGGGCCCTGCGAGTTAAGTGTCGTAGGGTCGTGCGTCCGATAGAAGAACTCAACGAGCTCAGCATACCCGACCGCTCCCTTCTGGTAGTGCAGGCgcacggcctcggcgtgctTCGTCGCCCCACTGCATACCTGCTGGTAGGAGGGGTCGGTTGCGTCGTCACGGCCACCAGTGTATCCCACTTCGATCTTCCACTGCGGCAGGTGCCCGTAGTACTTGTTGAACAGGTGCTCGGTGCCCCAGAAACAGCCCGAGGCAAACGTCGCGGTGTCGACTGTCATTAGCTCATCGACAGATGTGTGAGCTCACCGCCGTCAGACAGCTTGGCTTCCTCGCGGCTCCTGATGGCCGTGGGAACGGTGGGCGGGGGTGGTGTCTGAGGACCCTTGGGCATGATGTGGCGAGATAGAGTAAAGAGAGAGCGTTTGATGCTGGCGATGGACATACGCGATGAATATAGATGTGAAAGACTGCGGTGGGCTATGAGCTATAAGGCTATGCGATGGCGACATGGGCATGCTCAATCATCAACTGCGTAGTCACCGAAATGTGGGGCCTCATCGCTCATTTCCGATCGCGTGGATCTCGCGTGAATTTGATTCCGCCATCACTGTCAGGCGGGAGCTAttcgccctcctcccgcccctCCGAAGATCGAAAAACGCCTCCAAAAGTCGACTGCATCTCATTCACCCAACGACAGCGAGCACAaacggcgccgacggccgTCTCCCACACCTCTCCTCTCacccgccgtcgccaaaACACCGGCCTCTAAAGCTCGCATAATGCGTGGAGCCGTCCTCTCGCGCACCGTCTCAGCCGTATGGCAGCGCCGCCTGGCCAAAACGCCACTCCGCCGAGCCACTGTTGCCCCAGTGCGCGCGCTGTCTACCACGCCCGCCGTGTTCAAGCAGCGCCGCCTGCCTCCCGCCGAGGACCCTTACAACCACACGGCGCTCGCTGCGCTTCTCtcccgcctctccctccccccgtCCGATAAGCTGCAGGCGTCGATCCTCACTTGCCTGACCCACCCGTCGTTTGTCAACGCCCAAGGTGAGGAGACGGCCGACCACGAGACCAACGAGCTGctctccaacctcggcaactcactcctcggcctcttTGCCAGCGAGGATATTGCTGCCCGTTACCCCAACCTCCCGTCCACCGCCCTCTCTAGCGCGGTGACGAGCTATGTCGGGCCCACGTCGCTCGCGAGTGTCGCCCGCGAACTTGGTATCAGCGCCACCCACGACAGCGCACCCAAGTACCACAACCAGGTGCAGGGTCTGCCGATCCGgtggcgccgcgctctcgcagtgcgcgagctcgcggacaCGCCGGTGTCGAGCAACTTCCGCGAGGCGTACAACGACCGTGCGGCTCGTCTTGACAAGGAGCGGGAGAGGAAGCGCAACTcgtgggaggagggtgttGCCAGCGTCGTGCGCGCATTCGTCGGCCTCATCTACCAAGAACAGGTGCGGCTTGTTTGCTTTCTGGTGAATGTTTTGCTGACCGACAGGGCCTGCACGCTGCGCGCGAGTTTGTCCACGCTCACTTTATGAGCCGTCACGTCGACCTGACGCATCTCTTCAAGATTCGCAAGCCGAAGCACGTGCTCTCCAACGTCGTCTCAAAGCACCTGCACGACGCGGGTGTGcctgcgtcgtcgtcgctcggcCGCATCGAGTCTCGGTGAGTCTTGTGTCTGGAGAACAGCACCTAACCCCAGTGTCCTCGCATCTACCGGTACCCACACGCAGTCGCCGCTGTTCAACATTGGACTGTTTTTGCAGAACGggctcaagctcgctgAGGGCCACGGTTCGTCATTGGCCATGGCCGAGCACCGCGCGGCCACCAATgcgctcctctccctcttcctcgtgCAATCCGAGGCTGGGAGCACGCGActgccgacgagcgcacACACCGAGCGGCCGATCAGCAGCGAGGGGGTGACGCAGGCACAGGGGGAGGCGTGGGAGGGCAGCTATGTGAGCTCGGGGGCGAGCGAGCCGGTGCAGGGCTTGGGAAACAGCATCAGGCCACAAAGGTTTTAGACAGTATACCAGTAGTATACCTACCACTCAGATATGCATCATCATTCATCACGCAGCTAATTTGTAGCTGCTGTTCGCAGGCCCGCTGGGCGTGTTTGCAtgctcgcgcgagcgccaCACTGTGCACACGAGTAGACGCTCAAAGTCAGTCTTGACTTTTCTGATACAAAGGATTCGTGCCTGTAATAAATACACGTTCATTTCAACCACGTGGTGCCCAGAAAGTTGAAGGTCCACTTGCAGTATTGCTCGCTCCGTCATAACAACATCCACCCATCGCACTCACATAGATACCATGGGCAAGCAACCGttcaaggaggccaagtCCAAGGACAAGCGCTCCGCGCCGTACTCCAAGTCCGCCAAGTCGGCTCGGCACGCCAAGCCGAAGGGACCGAGCAAGCCAaccgtcgacgtcaagtACGACGGCGAAGTGTCGGCAGCCACGAAGAAGGTgctggagaagaaggccaaggtcgtctCTGCGCccgccaagaaggtcaaggccgagtcgagcaAGATCTCCGAGAAgaccaagggcaagggcaaggctgTCGCTGCGCtgccctcaccctccccgGAAGCCGATGACTCACCCACGTTCAAGATCATCGCGGGTACCTACGAGCGGCTCCTCTACGGCCTGGAGGGCAAGTATGTTGATGGCAAGATCGCTCTCGAGCCACTCTTCATCTTCCCGGCCCACCTGGCGTGTGTCAAGGCTGTCGCGGCGAGTCCGACGGGCAAGTGGCTGGCAACggggagcgaggacgagtttgtCAAGGTCTGGGATCTGCGGAGGCGGAAGGAGGTCGGATCTCTCAGCCAGCATACCGGTAGGCTCAACTTGCGAATAaaactgacagcaggctCCATCACGTCCGCGACGTTCCCGACACCCAGCCACCTCCtcacgacgtcggcggACTCGACGATTTCCCTCTTCCGCACGTCGGACTGGGCGCTCCTCAAGAGCCTGAAGGGCCACTCTGGGCGCGTCAACTATGTCGACGTGCACCCAACCGGGCGTGTCGCTTTGTCGGTGGGCAAGGATAACACACTCAAGATGTGGGACCTGAtgcgcgggcgcggcgcggcttCCTTGGCTCTCGGAAGCGAGGCTGAGATCGTCAAGTTCTCGCCGCGGGGGACGCACTTTGCCGTCCTGTTCCCACGCAAGATTGAGATTTACAGCCTCacgctcaagaagctcgcTACACTCGAGAGCAAGATCCGCTTCAACCACTTGCTGTTCGCTGAGCTTCCGGGAGAGGAGACTGAGCTCCTCTGCGTCGGGACGGAGAAGGGCGTCGTGGAGGTGTACACTGTCGAGATGCcggatgaggatgaggaggaggaggaggatgaggaggatgaggaggatgaggaggaggagaagaaggggcCGAAGGCCGAAGTCGACCGCATCGCCACTCTTGTAGGACACACCAACCGGTGAGCTTTAACTTGAGCAACACAGCTGACCGCAGAATCAAGGCCGTCTCGGCGCTTCCCTTCGCCGCACCCACGGGACCGACCGTGCTTCTGACCACGGCATCGAGCGACGGCGTGATCAACGTGTACGACCTCGGGGCCATCCCGACtgccgagagcgaggaaCAGCAGCCCATCGCGAGCTACGACACCAAGGGGTCGCGCTTGACATGTGTCTATATCGCTGAGGGTGGCGCCCCTCGACGCAAGAGCAAGACGGCACcgaaggccgaggccaagtcgGGAGCTGGAGCCCgcttcgacgtcgaggagagcgaggaggaggaggagagtgaggaagaggacggcgacgaggacatgtACGATGTCGCATCGGATGAGGAGTCtgagggcggcgtcgaggtcgagtttgaagatgaggaagaggaggaggatgaggaggagggcgagtacgaggaCTAGTGGACATCTGCATGCACATTCTACATCGAGCGTGGTTTGGGCACGGgtggggagtggaggagtgCAGAGGTGCAGAGGTGTAAGGCCTGTAAGGGTTGGTGACAGTCAACGTTTGTGTGGTTCCAAAATGCGTATATGGGCAGGTACTGTACCGAGAAGTCTCTCCCAGACTCGTCATCCACAAGACTTGTGGAATTGTGGATGACAGGTTGATGAAGAACGCTGGTGGATCAAGTTCCGCCTGCCGCTGTGCCGCCGTGCCGTTGTGCCGCCGTGAGATGCCGCAATGGACCGTCAGGATAATCCACGCATCAAAAGCACCGGTGACGAAAAACTCCGTTCGACCCAGTAATACCCCGGCGTCCCCACTCGGCCCGGCCCATTTCGCTCATCTCCGGTCTTGTTACTGTACCACTCCGGACATGCCAAGAATGCTTGAGACTACATAAAGCCAACATAAAGCCAACAGATGCAACCTCCAGACCCCACTACTCACAACTGAACACCATGACCAAGCCTCAGtttctcctcgacctcgagcgcgacggatacgtcgtcgtccccaACGTCATTCCCGAGGAAGAATGTGCGGCGTTCCGCGAGGCTGCGCTCGAATGGCTCGAGAGCTTCCCGTATGGGTTCAAGCGCGACGATAGGTCGACTTGGGCAGACGAGCATTTGCCGTTTGGTACTACGTGAGTAACTGCTATCCTCTTTGTGGGTATCGCTCGCCAGCTAACCCCAGTGGCGGTCTATACAACCGGTACGCAGTCAACCACGAGGCCTTTGTCTGGCGTATCCGTACCCAACCcggcatcctcgacgtcTTCAACCAAATCTGGGGCACTGATGACCTCATCGCCTCGTTTGACGGAATGAACACTTCCATTCCCATCAACGCCATTTCTGGACGTACAGACATTTCTCAAACCCCAGCCTGGCCACACATTGACCAGAACCCGCGCCGCATCGACCGTTTCGAGCTATACCAGGGCATTGCCAACATGTCCCCCAACGGACCCGACGACGGTGGTCTGTGTGTCCTCAAAGGCTCGCATCTACTTCATGACAAGCACTTTAGTGACATTGGCGGATTTAGGCCCGAAGCCGACTTGGGAGAGAAGGAAAACTCGTACCGGTATCCGCCCCAGGACTTTGAATGGTACAAGAACCACGGGGCCGAGGTGGTCAAGGTCTGCGCCAACGAGGGCGATTTAATTCTCTGGGATTCAAGGACGGTTCATTGGAACCGATCGCCGACGGGGACGCAGACACGCTTCGTTAGCTATGTTTGCTATGCGCCAAGGAGCCGGATGAGCGAAGACGAACTCGAgaccaagctcgaggtATTCCGGAATCGCGAGGGCACGACACACTGGCCGTTCATGAATGTCATTCCCGCCAGGCGCAAGGTCGGTGGCATTCCTACTCGTCCGGATGGTACGCCCGACCCGGCCGACCGCCAGCGCCCACTCCACGACGTGAAGGAGACGCCAGAGGTTATGCGCCTGGTTGGTGTTCGTGCGTAAAGAACAGACCGATAGATACGTAGGGATGCATTCCAATTATTCTATCATGCTCACGAACGGGGCGAGGTATCGCGCAGTCGGCCCCAGCTCGCCCATATCGGCAACATTGTCTCCAACTACTGCTTCGTCAAAGTTGTGCCACAATCCGCGCGGGAGAGGTAAATGCACCACTGGTGCTCATCCATAGCGATGTCGGTGAAGTCGCGTTCAGAGGTTATGTGGGTGATGAGTGTATTCGGCGTTTTATGCAACTGTTGCAGAGTGCATCGCATCCGAATATCCTCGCCGCGTT contains these protein-coding regions:
- a CDS encoding uncharacterized protein (Peptide methionine sulfoxide reductase), whose product is MPKGPQTPPPPTVPTAIRSREEAKLSDGVDTATFASGCFWGTEHLFNKYYGHLPQWKIEVGYTGGRDDATDPSYQQVCSGATKHAEAVRLHYQKGAVGYAELVEFFYRTHDPTTLNSQGPDTGTQYRSAIFYHTPEQLATAKAVTGEVQDKYFKGKQIVTEISPETKWWTAEEYHQKYLDNNPGGYECPTHRFYW
- the mrpl3 gene encoding uncharacterized protein (Ribonuclease III family): MRGAVLSRTVSAVWQRRLAKTPLRRATVAPVRALSTTPAVFKQRRLPPAEDPYNHTALAALLSRLSLPPSDKLQASILTCLTHPSFVNAQGEETADHETNELLSNLGNSLLGLFASEDIAARYPNLPSTALSSAVTSYVGPTSLASVARELGISATHDSAPKYHNQVQGLPIRWRRALAVRELADTPVSSNFREAYNDRAARLDKERERKRNSWEEGVASVVRAFVGLIYQEQGLHAAREFVHAHFMSRHVDLTHLFKIRKPKHVLSNVVSKHLHDAGVPASSSLGRIESRVLASTGTHTQSPLFNIGLFLQNGLKLAEGHGSSLAMAEHRAATNALLSLFLVQSEAGSTRLPTSAHTERPISSEGVTQAQGEAWEGSYVSSGASEPVQGLGNSIRPQRF
- the MAK11 gene encoding uncharacterized protein (WD domain, G-beta repeat) is translated as MGKQPFKEAKSKDKRSAPYSKSAKSARHAKPKGPSKPTVDVKYDGEVSAATKKVLEKKAKVVSAPAKKVKAESSKISEKTKGKGKAVAALPSPSPEADDSPTFKIIAGTYERLLYGLEGKYVDGKIALEPLFIFPAHLACVKAVAASPTGKWLATGSEDEFVKVWDLRRRKEVGSLSQHTGSITSATFPTPSHLLTTSADSTISLFRTSDWALLKSLKGHSGRVNYVDVHPTGRVALSVGKDNTLKMWDLMRGRGAASLALGSEAEIVKFSPRGTHFAVLFPRKIEIYSLTLKKLATLESKIRFNHLLFAELPGEETELLCVGTEKGVVEVYTVEMPDEDEEEEEDEEDEEDEEEEKKGPKAEVDRIATLVGHTNRIKAVSALPFAAPTGPTVLLTTASSDGVINVYDLGAIPTAESEEQQPIASYDTKGSRLTCVYIAEGGAPRRKSKTAPKAEAKSGAGARFDVEESEEEEESEEEDGDEDMYDVASDEESEGGVEVEFEDEEEEEDEEEGEYED
- a CDS encoding uncharacterized protein (Phytanoyl-CoA dioxygenase (PhyH)), whose product is MTKPQFLLDLERDGYVVVPNVIPEEECAAFREAALEWLESFPYGFKRDDRSTWADEHLPFGTTGGLYNRYAVNHEAFVWRIRTQPGILDVFNQIWGTDDLIASFDGMNTSIPINAISGRTDISQTPAWPHIDQNPRRIDRFELYQGIANMSPNGPDDGGLCVLKGSHLLHDKHFSDIGGFRPEADLGEKENSYRYPPQDFEWYKNHGAEVVKVCANEGDLILWDSRTVHWNRSPTGTQTRFVSYVCYAPRSRMSEDELETKLEVFRNREGTTHWPFMNVIPARRKVGGIPTRPDGTPDPADRQRPLHDVKETPEVMRLVGVRA